A segment of the Vagococcus hydrophili genome:
CTGTATGCCTGCTAGGCGTGAACTTCAAACAGGACGCTATAATTTCTTACACCGTAGTTGGGGACCTTTAGAAAGTTTTGATAACTCAGTCTTTGAAAGACTTCAAGAACAAGGAATCTATACTCATCTTGTGACAGATCATTCTCATTATTTTGAAGATGGTGGGGCTACTTACCACAATCGCTATTCCACATGGGAAGGGTTTAGAGGACAAGAGGGAGATCGTTGGATACCTAGAACAATGGCAATGGAAAATAAAAATACTCATCCCATGAATAAGCAAGGAATCTCTGTAACCCAGCATTATGCTAACCGAACGAGACAACTTGAAGAAGAAGAGTATTCCAGTGTGCAAACTATTGATGCAGGTCTTGAATTTTTAGAAAATCATTCAGACAAAAAAGATTGGTTCTTACAAATTGAGTGTTTTGATCCCCATGAACCCTTTTATGTGCCAGAAACATACCGTGAAATTTATGCTAATATAGAAGCAGACAAAGTGCCTTATTGGCCAAAATATCAGCACAACGAGGATATATCAGAGGAAGATCAATTGAATATGCGTAAGGAATATGCGGCACTTATTTCTATGTGCGATCATCATTTAGGACGCTTACTTGATTACTTTGACGCTCATAATATGTGGGATGATACCTTGATTATTGTTAATACTGATCATGGCTTTTTACTTGGAGAGCATGATTGGTACGGGAAAAATATTGCGCCTATGTATCAAGAAGTCATCCATATTCCTTTCTTTATGCATGTACCAAGTTTCAAAAATAAACAAGGTCAAACTGTTGAAGGAATTGGTCAAACGATTGATATCGCCTCAACCTTGCTTGATTATTTTGAGATTGAAGATGAATTTGACAGAGATGGTAAGTCTTTAATTAATTTAATTGAAGATGAGTTGAATCATGAAACAATTATCTTTGGAACAAACGGAGGACATGTTTGTCTTTATGACGGAGAGTATATTTATATGCGTGCCTCAGCGGATAGTTCAAATGGACCAATCACGCAACAAACACTTGCTGTTACGATGATGCGTGGCTTTTTCCCAGATAAGATGTTAGAAGAATTAAAAGTAATTCCAGGAAACAGATTTACAAATGGCTACCCAGTTCTTGAAATTGATGCTATGACATATATTGATTCTTATTCAATTGGTCATTTGTTATTTGATATGAAGAATGATCCACATCAAAATGAACCTTTGCAAAATGAAGAAGTCGAGAATGCCATGATTCAAAAACTAATCAAAAAAATGAAAGAAATTGATGCCCCTGAAAGTGAGTTTACTCGTTTGGGCTTGAAAGGATAAGAAAATGAAACGTGTCTCTGTTTTAATTAAACCCGCCTCATCTCTATGTAACATCAAATGTCGTTATTGTTTTTATAATGACATCAGCTCACTTAGAGAAGTGGAATCTTTTGGAAAAATGACAAAAGAAACAACAAAAAGAATGATTGAACAGATATACGTTGATTTAGAAGACGGAGATTATCTGTCTTTAGCTTTTCAAGGAGGAGAACCTACTTTAGCTGGATTGTCCTATTATCAGTACTTAATAGAGTGCATTAATAGTCAGACTAAGCAAGTTGAAGTTTCCTATGCGATTCAAACAAATGGCATGGTTATTAACGAACGTTGGTGTCGTTTATTTAAAGATAATAATTTTTTAGTTGGTCTATCCATGGATGGACCAGCTATTTTCCATAATCAAGGCAGAGTTGATTGGAAGCAAAAGGGAACTTTCGAGAGAGTTAGAAAAACGAAATCTTTATTTGATTACCATGAAATATCTTATAATGTCTTAACTGTTTTAACCAATGAGATAGCCAAAGAACCAGAGACTATTTTTTCATTTATCATGGAAGAAGAAATAAAATACATTCAGTTTATTCCGTGTATGGATTCATTAACTGAAAATCATCAACATTCATTTGGCTTATCACCAGATTTATTTGCTTCGTTCTATCAAAAAATACTTATTTTATGGTTAGAAGAATTGAAAAAGAACCACTACATCAGTATTAAACTATTAGATGATTTATTTCATTTATTAGTTAACAGGCAAGTAACGGCTTGTGGAATTAGTGGGCAGTGTTCGGTTCAGTATGTGATTGAGGGAGACGGTAGTGTGTACCCTTGTGATTTTTATGTGACGGATGATTATAAGTTAGGTAATATTAAGGAACACACACTAAGAGAGCTTTTCAGTCAGCCTCTGCAACAGAACTTTTTATATAAAAAACGAGAAGTCACAAATCAATGTTTACAGTGTCCTTACCAAAATATTTGCGGAGGCGGTTGTAAGCGAATGAAAGATGTTATGTATGTTGATCAAGAAGATACTTTTTGTGGCTTTAAAGAGTTACTTGATGATTACACCAAAGAGTTAGTAACGATTAATCAATATGCGGGGAGGTTAACTGAGTGATTGGAATCTTATATTTTATCATTATTGTTTGTGCCAATACGATAGGTGCTATCTCTGGTATGGGCGGAGGTGTTTTGATTAAGCCGATTTTTGATTTAATCAACGTTCACTCAGTTGCCGCAGTTTCCTTTTATTCAAGTGTAGCTGTCCTTACTATGTCGATTGTCTCAACCTATAAACAAACTAAAAATGGTATCAAGGTTGACTGGCCTTTTGCCCTTCAAATATCGGTTGGTGCCGTTGTTGGAGGTTTACTTGGAAATGGTGTTTTTGAAAAGTTACTTCATTTATTTCCATCTGGACGAGAGGTTCAATTGGTTCAAATTGTGTTAACGGTATTCACGTTGCTCTTTTCATTTTTATATAGTAAAAGTATTTGGCGTAACTTTAAATTTGAATCAGGGATATTAAAAATTGGAACGGGTTTGTTACTAGGTTTTTTAGCCAGTCTATTAGGTATCGGTGGTGGACCAATTAATGTGGCTCTGATTATGTTGCTTTTTAATGTGCCAATCAAAGAAGCCACCGTGTATTCAATTATTAGTATCTTTTTCTCTCAATTATCAAAAGTGACGACCATTTTTCTAACAGTTGATCTAAGTCGCTATGATTTAACGATTCTTTACTATGTGATTCCAGCAGCAATCATTGGTGGTTTTGTAGGGTCTTATATTAGTAAGCAAGTGACAGATAAA
Coding sequences within it:
- a CDS encoding sulfite exporter TauE/SafE family protein, which encodes MIGILYFIIIVCANTIGAISGMGGGVLIKPIFDLINVHSVAAVSFYSSVAVLTMSIVSTYKQTKNGIKVDWPFALQISVGAVVGGLLGNGVFEKLLHLFPSGREVQLVQIVLTVFTLLFSFLYSKSIWRNFKFESGILKIGTGLLLGFLASLLGIGGGPINVALIMLLFNVPIKEATVYSIISIFFSQLSKVTTIFLTVDLSRYDLTILYYVIPAAIIGGFVGSYISKQVTDKKVNQVYQVVIILVLLINIYNGWSVF
- a CDS encoding radical SAM/SPASM domain-containing protein; the protein is MKRVSVLIKPASSLCNIKCRYCFYNDISSLREVESFGKMTKETTKRMIEQIYVDLEDGDYLSLAFQGGEPTLAGLSYYQYLIECINSQTKQVEVSYAIQTNGMVINERWCRLFKDNNFLVGLSMDGPAIFHNQGRVDWKQKGTFERVRKTKSLFDYHEISYNVLTVLTNEIAKEPETIFSFIMEEEIKYIQFIPCMDSLTENHQHSFGLSPDLFASFYQKILILWLEELKKNHYISIKLLDDLFHLLVNRQVTACGISGQCSVQYVIEGDGSVYPCDFYVTDDYKLGNIKEHTLRELFSQPLQQNFLYKKREVTNQCLQCPYQNICGGGCKRMKDVMYVDQEDTFCGFKELLDDYTKELVTINQYAGRLTE
- a CDS encoding sulfatase — translated: MTKRAVMIMFDTLTRDFLPNFGNDWIHAPNFKRLQSKMITFNQFYGGSMPCMPARRELQTGRYNFLHRSWGPLESFDNSVFERLQEQGIYTHLVTDHSHYFEDGGATYHNRYSTWEGFRGQEGDRWIPRTMAMENKNTHPMNKQGISVTQHYANRTRQLEEEEYSSVQTIDAGLEFLENHSDKKDWFLQIECFDPHEPFYVPETYREIYANIEADKVPYWPKYQHNEDISEEDQLNMRKEYAALISMCDHHLGRLLDYFDAHNMWDDTLIIVNTDHGFLLGEHDWYGKNIAPMYQEVIHIPFFMHVPSFKNKQGQTVEGIGQTIDIASTLLDYFEIEDEFDRDGKSLINLIEDELNHETIIFGTNGGHVCLYDGEYIYMRASADSSNGPITQQTLAVTMMRGFFPDKMLEELKVIPGNRFTNGYPVLEIDAMTYIDSYSIGHLLFDMKNDPHQNEPLQNEEVENAMIQKLIKKMKEIDAPESEFTRLGLKG